One genomic region from Pseudoduganella lutea encodes:
- a CDS encoding thioesterase II family protein, which produces MNPWFTHFSRPAPHAGARLLCLPSSGGGSTLYRPWLGGLEDIELHAALLPGRERRMLEPPVQSMTAMVDGLVPAVAALADKPYFLFGHSMGALIAFELARALIARGINPPRRLFVSAFRAPHLPNPKRDLHALPDDEFIDALREYGGTPDAVLRHRETMDVLLPMLRADFRMHETYRHHEARPLPVPITALAGRADDAVPASQMTGWARHTDAGFAMRHFDGAHFFIHDSRDAVLKALGEAIHEELAFA; this is translated from the coding sequence GTGAATCCCTGGTTTACCCATTTTTCCCGCCCCGCCCCGCACGCCGGCGCGCGCCTGCTGTGCCTGCCCAGCTCGGGCGGCGGTTCCACGCTGTACCGGCCGTGGCTGGGTGGACTGGAGGACATTGAACTGCATGCCGCGCTGCTGCCCGGCCGCGAGCGACGCATGCTGGAACCGCCGGTGCAGTCGATGACCGCGATGGTCGATGGCCTGGTGCCGGCCGTGGCCGCACTGGCCGACAAGCCGTATTTCCTGTTCGGCCACAGCATGGGCGCGCTGATCGCGTTCGAGCTGGCGCGTGCACTCATCGCGCGCGGCATCAACCCGCCGCGCCGGCTGTTCGTGTCGGCCTTCCGGGCGCCGCACCTGCCGAACCCGAAGCGCGACCTGCACGCGCTGCCTGACGATGAATTCATCGATGCACTGCGAGAATACGGCGGCACGCCGGATGCCGTGCTGCGCCACCGTGAAACGATGGACGTGCTGCTGCCGATGCTGCGCGCCGACTTCCGCATGCATGAAACCTATCGCCACCACGAAGCCCGCCCGCTGCCGGTGCCGATCACCGCACTGGCCGGCCGCGCCGACGATGCCGTGCCGGCCAGCCAGATGACCGGCTGGGCCAGACACACCGATGCCGGCTTCGCGATGCGCCATTTCGACGGCGCCCATTTCTTCATCCACGACAGTCGCGATGCCGTCCTGAAGGCGCTGGGGGAGGCGATCCATGAAGAACTTGCATTTGCCTGA
- a CDS encoding DUF711 family protein — protein sequence MPTLRTITFGCPLDGAAPGETAATARRFFAHAARLLDEAGLAARCFRYVAPPVEQWLPGGDPATAGRVAVELEQALGESIWCCLPGPACDTHDSVGRRVDLIDAIVGETRHVFTNMRVAGEQGLHNEAVAAAAETMARLGTTVARQQDNFRFAALAWIKPATPYFPAAWHDGAPGFSVALELAGPFLAACGRHDNFADRLDACRQELTSRVAQTLPVLMRLAREQGVRFLGYDLSLAPFPGDETSAVAVVESMNGSRIGQLDFMFALYAVNDMLQHALPSLPMVGFNGTMLSVLEDTRLAEATAAGDVGVKDLLLLSTVCGCGLDMIPVSADSDPARLATLVRAISTIAQKWRKPLIARLLPATTNARGITRFEHDFIVNTAVLRLDTPSFMPTERVGVFEPLRRAA from the coding sequence ATGCCTACCCTGCGTACCATCACTTTCGGCTGCCCGCTGGACGGCGCCGCCCCCGGCGAGACCGCCGCCACCGCGCGCCGGTTCTTTGCCCATGCGGCCCGCCTGCTCGACGAGGCCGGCCTGGCGGCCCGCTGCTTCCGCTACGTGGCGCCGCCCGTCGAGCAATGGCTGCCGGGTGGCGACCCAGCCACCGCCGGCCGTGTCGCCGTGGAGCTCGAGCAGGCGCTGGGCGAGAGTATCTGGTGCTGCCTGCCCGGCCCGGCCTGCGACACGCACGACAGCGTGGGCCGGCGCGTGGACCTGATCGATGCGATCGTGGGCGAAACGCGCCACGTGTTCACGAACATGCGCGTGGCCGGCGAACAGGGCCTGCACAACGAGGCCGTGGCCGCCGCCGCTGAAACGATGGCACGGCTGGGCACCACGGTGGCGCGCCAGCAGGACAATTTCCGCTTTGCCGCGCTGGCGTGGATCAAGCCGGCCACGCCCTATTTCCCGGCCGCCTGGCACGACGGCGCACCGGGCTTCTCGGTGGCGCTGGAACTGGCCGGGCCATTCCTGGCGGCGTGCGGCCGGCACGACAACTTCGCCGACCGGCTCGATGCCTGCCGCCAGGAGCTCACCAGCCGCGTGGCGCAAACGCTGCCCGTGCTGATGCGGCTGGCGCGGGAGCAGGGCGTGCGCTTCCTGGGCTACGACCTGTCGCTGGCACCGTTCCCTGGTGATGAAACCAGCGCCGTGGCCGTCGTCGAAAGCATGAACGGCAGCCGCATCGGCCAGCTCGATTTCATGTTCGCGCTGTATGCCGTCAACGACATGCTGCAGCACGCGCTGCCCAGCCTGCCGATGGTGGGCTTCAACGGCACGATGCTGTCCGTGCTGGAGGACACTCGGCTGGCCGAGGCCACGGCCGCCGGCGACGTGGGCGTGAAGGACCTGCTGCTGCTGTCCACCGTGTGCGGCTGCGGGCTGGACATGATCCCCGTGTCCGCCGACAGCGATCCGGCCCGGCTGGCCACGCTGGTGCGGGCCATTTCCACCATCGCTCAGAAGTGGCGCAAGCCGCTGATCGCGCGGCTGCTGCCGGCCACGACGAACGCGCGCGGCATCACCCGCTTCGAGCACGACTTCATCGTCAACACGGCCGTGCTGCGCCTCGATACACCGTCTTTCATGCCGACCGAGCGGGTCGGCGTTTTTGAACCGCTGCGCCGCGCAGCCTGA
- a CDS encoding MbtH family protein: protein MNSTAYNVVRNEEDQYSVWPAYRPVPAGWTTIGDAADRETCLERIEQLWTDMRPRSLRAAKEQ, encoded by the coding sequence ATGAATTCGACTGCCTACAATGTAGTTCGTAACGAAGAAGACCAGTACTCGGTCTGGCCCGCCTACCGCCCGGTTCCCGCAGGCTGGACGACCATCGGCGACGCGGCCGACCGCGAGACCTGCCTCGAACGCATCGAGCAATTGTGGACCGACATGCGGCCGCGCAGCCTGCGCGCCGCGAAGGAGCAGTAG